One part of the Prunus persica cultivar Lovell chromosome G5, Prunus_persica_NCBIv2, whole genome shotgun sequence genome encodes these proteins:
- the LOC18777731 gene encoding protein SIEVE ELEMENT OCCLUSION B, translating into MGHSNLAFSHFLKHLKFQDMASQQLVAPKLKNVNMRDKRTSPQSDDSALLRQIRETHSPGRSHSVDVNQILQVIEEIFHRATHSTAVVLAGTRELADTVEDRTTLPSVDVLFHGLSYLIQKIYCEISCQCSGGGDVHATTMELLRTLSNYSWEAKVVLTLAAFAVYHGEFWLVAQLCTTDPLAKSVAILKQLSDMVEHAASVKPQIEAIDNLITAVTNVTKSIVVCSEMVKLQSHYISEDTPPLSIALAHIPAAAYWVIRGILASASHIAILAGSRHEYIASTTEVWELSSLAHKLKNIHDHLTSELENCRQYIVAKRYDEDYETLRRLFQGLHLDNLKNLRALISHKDDAQPLQIGTTRYSLEVLRRRHVLLLITDLSLSNEEIVILDHIYKQQQNRAEVEYGIVWLPVVDATTWDEAKRFRFEELKSKMPWYAVHDPQIIEPPVIKFIRNDWHFDKKMIIVSLDPQGRVSSLNAVHMLWVWGNVAFPFTDEKEQVLWNAESWRLQLVANGIDPIILDWIEKGKYICLYGGDDLEWIRKFTVRAKVVAGLAGISLELLYVGRSTATRERIRKVNKVIETENLSRFWPDYTSNWFFWSRMDSMRCSKAKHHRTVENDEILKEVMTLLSYDGSDQGWVMVWRGSNETARANGQLTLHTLDEFEAWKNKAAESGFVPTLSDELKRRHKPQHCTRLIIPGFGPDIPDRVECAECGSEMEKFFMFRCCTD; encoded by the exons ATGGGG CACTCAAACCTAGCATTTTCTCACTTTCTTAAGCATTTGAAGTTCCAAGATATGGCAAGCCAACAGCTGGTAGCTCCTAAGCTGAAAAATGTGAATATGAGGGATAAAAGAACATCCCCCCAATCTGATGATAGTGCATTGCTGAGGCAAATTCGGGAGACTCATTCTCCGGGACGATCCCACAGCGTCGATGTCAACCAAATTCTCCAAGTCATTGAGGAAATATTTCATCGTGCTACTCACAGCACTGCTGTCGTTCTAGCT GGTACACGAGAACTTGCAGATACGGTGGAGGACAGGACCACTTTGCCTAGTGTTGATGTCTTGTTCCACGGATTGTCTTATCTCATACAAAAGATCTATTGCGAG ATAAGTTGCCAATGCTCAGGAGGCGGCGATGTTCACGCGACCACAATGGAGTTACTCAGGACTCTTTCAAACTATTCATGGGAAGCAAAAGTGGTGCTGACCCTGGCTGCTTTTGCTGTGTACCATGGAGAATTCTGGCTTGTGGCTCAGCTTTGCACTACCGATCCATTAGCCAAGTCCGTGGCCATCCTGAAGCAACTGTCGGACATGGTAGAGCATGCCGCCTCAGTCAAGCCTCAAATTGAGGCAATTGACAACCTCATCACGGCTGTTACCAACGTTACCAAGAGCATTGTGGTGTGCAGTGAGATGGTCAAGCTGCAGTCTCACTACATTTCAGAAGACACACCTCCACTGTCAATTGCCCTGGCACATATTCCTGCTGCTGCCTATTGGGTCATTAGAGGCATCCTGGCTAGTGCCTCCCATATTGCCATCCTCGCAGGCAGCAGACATGA GTACATTGCATCAACCACAGAGGTTTGGGAACTCTCAAGCTTGGCTCATAAGCTGAAGAACATACATGACCACCTCACCAGTGAACTTGAGAATTGCCGTCAATATATTG TGGCAaagagatatgatgaagattATGAGACGCTGAGACGCCTCTTCCAGGGCCTCCACCTGGACAACCTGAAGAACTTAAGGGCACTGATTTCCCACAAGGATGATGCACAACCACTCCAAATTGGTACAACCAGG TACAGTCTTGAAGTGTTGAGGAGAAGGCATGTGTTGCTGTTGATAACGGATCTTAGTCTGAGCAATGAAGAGATTGTGATTCTTGATCACATCTACAAACAACAGCAGAACAGGGCAGAAGTTGAGTATGGGATTGTTTGGCTCCCCGTTGTGGACGCAACCACTTGGGATGAAGCAAAACGGTTTAGATTTGAGGAGCTAAAGTCAAAGATGCCGTGGTACGCGGTGCACGACCCTCAAATAATTGAGCCACCGGTGATCAAGTTCATCAGAAACGATTGGCATTTTGACAAGAAGATGATTATAGTGTCCTTGGATCCACAAGGAAGGGTGTCCTCCCTGAATGCTGTTCACATGCTGTGGGTATGGGGCAATGTGGCTTTCCCTTTCACTGATGAGAAAGAGCAGGTACTGTGGAATGCAGAGAGCTGGAGACTCCAGCTCGTTGCCAATGGCATTGATCCAATCATACTGGACTGG ATCgagaaaggaaaatatatatgctTGTATGGAGGTGATGATTTGGAATGGATTCGGAAGTTCACGGTGAGAGCAAAAGTTGTTGCAGGACTTGCTGGTATCTCCTTGGAACTGCTTTATGTAGGAAGAAGTACAGCAACCAGGGAGCGGATCAGGAAAGTGAACAAAGTCATTGAAACAGAGAACCTCAGCCGGTTCTGGCCTGATTACACATCCAATTGGTTCTTTTGGTCCCGAATGGATAGCATGCGATGCTCCAAGGCTAAACACCACAGGACTGTAGAGAATGATGAGATACTGAAGGAGGTCATGACTTTGCTGAGCTATGATGGAAGTGACCAAGGTTGGGTTATGGTGTGGAGAGGCTCAAATGAGACGGCCAGAGCCAATGGACAGCTCACTCTGCACACCTTGGATGAATTTGAAGCCTGGAAAAATAAAGCTGCTGAATCAGGCTTCGTGCCTACACTCAGTGATGAACTGAAGCGGCGCCACAAACCGCAGCACTGCACCCGTTTGATCATTCCAGGGTTCGGTCCAGACATCCCGGACAGAGTGGAGTGCGCAGAGTGTGGCAGTGAGATGGAGAAGTTCTTCATGTTCCGCTGCTGTACCGATTGA
- the LOC18775789 gene encoding cyclic nucleotide-gated ion channel 1: MANGKEETRLVVEEKPATASGEQHSIQQTPIQHWRKALVPFLKSVIEYPDQPKSFLQEWWNTIFVVSCVLAVLLDPLFFYIPIVEEDRKCLKLDKRLKAISFALRSLTDLFYIADLVLRILARPKARTTKAEEAVPLKRSKSMSMNVLAKAKRILQSYILIDILAILPVPQVVLSIFSKMRGSRSSKTMKFLNFLIVLQYVPRVLLIYRLCYERKKAAKKPGIWVKSFFNFFLYILASHVIGALWYFFAIQRETVCWQYACRSEKGCEPNTFSCECDDPSPRNITVLYDLCPIKPSNATFFDFGIFKHAIQSGVLLSTDFPEKFLYCFWWGLLNLSSLGQNLQTSTYAWENLFAVFISIIGLLLFLYLIGNLQTYMQLSTTTSEKLRRKMKMKGLEVELWLSENGLPKTMKARIMEHVQRLLEQNKNGHVEILYALPPEYLTYVTRCICLPILRKVPKLKEIEGLDELKEICEHFKPVIYAKDSFIIREGEPLEMILLITQGTVRTYTTSSGGKNHPSKPKCIEKGDFYGEELITWASKFPPSTELPISYENVRSKTRVEAFALTADYLKNHVILRYFRWQFTKRIDLENLTDSQMLQLKQLFAVITLQTAFRRSRKRRSIEPPQG, encoded by the exons ATGGCGAATGGGAAAGAAGAAACACGTTTAGTTGTGGAAGAGAAACCTGCCACTGCCAG TGGTGAACAACATTCAATCCAACAAACACCTATCCAGCATTGGAGAAAAGCACTAGTTCCGTTTTTGAAATCTGTCATCGAATATCCTGATCAACCAAAGTCATTCCTTCAAGAATGGTGGAACACCATATTTGTAGTATCATGTGTGTTGGCTGTCTTACTGGATCCTTTGTTCTTTTACATCCCTATCGTTGAGGAGGATAGGAAGTGCCTCAAATTGGACAAAAGGTTGAAGGCAATATCCTTTGCTTTACGATCGTTAACAGATCTCTTCTACATTGCCGACCTGGTGCTTCGAATTTTAGCTAGACCTAAAGCTAGGACAACAAAAGCAGAGGAGGCAGTTCCTTTGAAAAGAAGTAAATCCATGAGTATGAATGTTCTTGCAAAAGCTAAGAGGATTTTGCAATCTTACATCCTAATTGACATTTTAGCTATTCTACCCGTCCCCCAG GTAGTCCTTTCCATCTTTTCAAAAATGAGGGGCTCAAGATCATCGAAAACAATGAAGTTTCTAAATTTTCTTATTGTGTTGCAATATGTGCCACGAGTTCTTCTCATTTACAGATTGTGTTATGAACGTAAGAAGGCTGCTAAAAAGCCGGGCATATGGGTCAAaagttttttcaatttcttcttgtACATTCTTGCCAGTCAT GTAATCGGAGCGCTTTGGtatttttttgcaattcaacGAGAGACAGTTTGTTGGCAATATGCATGTCGAAGTGAAAAAGGATGTGAACCTAATACTTTTAGCTGTGAATGTGATGACCCTTCACCGAGAAATATCACAGTTTTATATGATTTATGTCCTATAAAGCCATCAAATGCAACTTTTTTCGATTTTGGTATATTTAAACATGCCATTCAGTCTGGCGTGTTACTGTCGACAGATTTTCCAGAGAAATTTTTGTATTGCTTTTGGTGGGGTCTACTAAATCTGAG TTCTCTTGGTCAAAACCTCCAGACTAGCACCTACGCATGGgaaaatctatttgcagtttTTATTTCTATAATTGGTCTCCTACTATTTTTATATCTCATTGGGAATTTACAG ACATATATGCAGTTGTCAACCACAACGTCAGAAAAGCTTAGACGgaagatgaaaatgaaagGTCTTGAGGTAGAATTGTGGTTATCTGAAAATGGCTTGCCTAAGACCATGAAAGCAAGGATCATGGAACATGTACAGCGACTActtgaacaaaacaaaaatggtcATGTGGAGATACTCTATGCTCTTCCCCCGGAATATTTAACCTATGTCACGCGCTGTATTTGCTTGCCCATactaaggaaa gttCCGAAGCTTAAAGAGATCGAAGGGTTGGATGAGTTGAAGGAAATCTGTGAGCATTTTAAGCCAGTGATCTATGCTAAGGACAGCTTTATCATTCGAGAGGGGGAGCCCCTTGAAATGATACTCTTGATCACGCAAGGGACTGTTCGGACCTACACAACTAGCAGTGGAGGGAAAAACCACCCCTCAAAACCTAAGTGTATTGAGAAAGGTGATTTTTACGGAGAAGAACTTATAACTTGGGCATCAAAATTTCCACCCTCCACTGAATTACCCATCTCGTATGAAAATGTTCGGTCCAAAACAAGAGTTGAAGCATTTGCTCTCACGGCTGATTACTTAAAGAATCATGTCATCCTTAGATATTTCCGGTGGCAATTTACCAAGAGAATTGATCTCGAGAATTTGACTGACTCTCAAATGCTGCAGTTGAAGCAATTATTTGCAGTTATAACCTTACAAACAGCATTTCGTCGCTCAAGAAAGCGAAGAAGCATTGAGCCTCCTCAAGGATAA
- the LOC18777908 gene encoding protein-L-isoaspartate O-methyltransferase 1 isoform X1 codes for MHKLLSPARATSAIVGLDRLAYGSRYPAPTVQHLLTFTTLSFFPHSHHRHRHRPRTLTLLPTTSLSFCPLLQNPNFLTGNSLFRGMEGFVVILVFILIGVHSTLVNGGIQLYCCPRALDGPIQPITDPSVEDLDLQPDKQFWSHSSVKKNKAMVENLQSYGVISSKKVVEVMGTIDRALFVPDGTPPYVDSPMAIGYNATISAPHMHATCLQLLEENLQPNMRALDIGSGTGYLTACFALMVGPQGRAVGVEHIPELASSSIENIKKSAAAPLLKEGSLSVHVGDGRLGWPEFAPYDAIHVGAAAPEIPQPLIDQLKPGGRMVIPVGNIFQDLKVVDKNLDGSISVRTETSVRYVPLTSKDAQLRGS; via the exons ATGCATAAGCTACTCTCCCCAGCGAGAGCAACAAGTGCTATAGTAGGCCTAGACCGGTTAGCGTATGGTTCCCGCTATCCAGCGCCCACTGTGCAACACCTCTTAACCTTTaccactctctctttctttcctcactcgCATCATCGTCATCGCCATCGTCCTCGCACACTCACACTTCTCCCCAccacctctctctccttctgtCCTCTcctccaaaaccctaatttcctCACGGGTAACTCCCTCTTCCGCGGAATGGAg GGATTTGTAGTAATTTTAGTCTTCATTTTAATCGGGGTTCATTCTACCCTGGTTAATGGTGGTATTCAATTGTATTGTTGTCCGAGGGCCTTGGATGGACCAATTCAACCCATAACTGATCCTAGTGTCGAGGATTTGGATTTGCAACCAGACAAG CAATTCTGGTCCCATAGTAGCGTTAAGAAGAACAAGGcgatggtggagaatttgcaGAGTTATGGAGTGATTAGCTCCAAAAAGGTTGTTGAAGTGATGGGGACTATTGATAGAGCTTTATTTGTGCCTGATGGGACCCCACCTTATGTTGACTCCCCCATGGCAATAGGTTATAATGCCACCATTTCTGCACCTCATATGCATGCAACATGCCTTCAGTTGTTGGAAGAGAATTTGCAGCCTAATATGCGTGCTTTGGATATTGGTTCAG GGACGGGATATTTGACAGCTTGTTTTGCCTTGATGGTTGGGCCACAAGGCCGTGCAGTTGGTGTAGAGCACATTCCTGAGTTGGCTTCTTCCTCAATCgagaatattaaaaaaagtgcAGCAGCACCATTATTGAAAGAAGGTTCTCTCTCAGTGCATGTCGGTG ATGGAAGGCTAGGTTGGCCAGAATTTGCACCTTATGATGCCATTCATGTTGGTGCAGCTGCACCAGAAATCCCACAACCGCTTATTGACCAGTTGAAGCCTGGAGGCAGAATGGTGATTCCAGTGGGAAACATATTCCAGGATTTGAAGGTTGTGGACAAGAACTTGGATGGTTCTATCAGTGTCCGGACTGAAACTTCAGTTCGTTATGTTCCTCTCACAAGCAAAGATGCTCAGTTGCGAGGCTCTTGA
- the LOC18777996 gene encoding 28 kDa ribonucleoprotein, chloroplastic, producing the protein MASATSNLFKTLSIADSCLVSLPYLSSTKTANSFLSIPSKPIKLHLTYTHASHFSPPLSLKNKTQFSSIVSFVAQTSDWAQQEEDSTLTIDQDEGAESGEEGVFAEREEEANVEPPEEAKVFVGNLPYDVDSQKLAELFERAGVVEIAEVIYNRDTEQSRGFGFVTMSTVEEADKAVELFSRYDLNGRLLTVNRAAPRGTRQERTPRSFEPSFRIYVGNLPWNVDNGQLEQVFSEHGSVVEARVVFDRETGRSRGFGFVTMASENEMNDAIAALDGQSLDGRAIRVNVAEERQRRSPY; encoded by the exons ATGGCTTCTGCAACCTCAAATTTGTTCAAGACCTTGTCAATAGCAGACTCATGTCTAGTCTCTTTACCCTACCTCTCCTCGACCAAAACCGCCAACTCGTTTCTCTCAATCCCATCCAAACCCATTAAACTCCACCTCACGTACACTCATGCTTCACACTTTTCACCACCTCTGTCCCTCAAGAACAAAACCCAGTTCTCATCCATAGTCTCTTTTGTGGCCCAGACCTCAGACTGGGCTCAGCAAGAAGAAGACAGCACACTTACCATTGACCAAGACGAAGGAGCAGAGAGTGGTGAAGAAGGGGTCTTTGCAGAGAGGGAAGAGGAGGCGAATGTTGAGCCACCTGAGGAAGCCAAGGTATTTGTTGGGAATTTGCCTTATGATGTTGATAGTCAGAAATTGGCTGAGCTCTTTGAGAGGGCTGGAGTTGTGGAGATTGCAGAG gTCATTTACAACAGGGATACTGAGCAGAGTCGtggatttggatttgtgaCTATGAGCACTGTTGAAGAAGCTGATAAGGCTGTGGAACTGTTCAGTCGTTAT GATTTAAATGGAAGGCTCTTGACTGTCAATAGGGCTGCTCCAAGAGGAACACGCCAAGAACGCACACCCCGTTCATTTGAACCTTCTTTTAGAATCTATGTTGGTAACCTTCCATGGAATGTGGATAATGGTCAACTGGAGCAGGTCTTCAGTGAGCATGGTAGCGTGGTGGAGGCACGAGTAGTCTTTGACAGAGAAACTGGACGGTCGCGTGGTTTTGGCTTTGTAACAATGGCCAGTGAAAACGAAATGAATGATGCCATTGCTGCTCTAGATGGACAG AGTCTGGATGGAAGGGCGATCAGAGTAAATGTTGCGGAAGAAAGACAAAGGCGCAGCCCCTACTGA
- the LOC18776273 gene encoding probable galactinol--sucrose galactosyltransferase 2: MIVPSIKDDCLMVRDNVVLSHVPRNISVAPAADEAAFIGAASSNSSFRHVFSFGVLEFKLWWMIPSFGDSGCEVPAETQMLLLETREKSTVQNGLSEPTTENSLYILLLSVLDGPFRASLQGNTVNELEFCIESDTSTCGLVWLSTWDAFYHKVDPEGIEKGLKSLSEGGFPTKFLIIDEGWQNKVMEVEAEADETDSSYRAASVDRLTSIEENDKFKGFRSGKSYANLREFVKFIEEEYGLKLVYACHALIGSWGGVLPTSEEMRKYDPWIKHIVQSPGNVSHVICTTLGPMEKYGIGMIAPSNIYRFYDDLHSYLASCNVDGVKVDVQNVLELLGSCYGGREALMRRYQEALEASVIRNFHRNNLIWGMSLSNDHIYS, encoded by the exons ATGATTGTCCCAAGCATCAAAGATGACTGCCTCATGGTCCGGGACAATGTTGTTCTGTCTCATGTTCCAAGAAACATAAGTGTCGCACCAGCTGCCGATGAGGCTGCTTTCATTGGAGCCGCTTCTTCAAACTCTAGCTTTCGTCATGTCTTCTCTTTTGGGGTTCTTGA ATTCAAGCTCTGGTGGATGATACCGAGTTTCGGAGATTCGGGCTGTGAAGTTCCAGCAGAAACTCAAATGCTCCTCTTGGAAACAAGAGAAAAATCCACTGTCCAAAATGGGCTATCTGAGCCAACAACTGAGAACAGTTTGTACATTCTGTTATTATCAGTCTTGGATGGACCATTCAGGGCTAGTTTGCAAGGGAACACTGTAAATGAGCTTGAATTTTGCATCGAAAGCG ATACCAGCACATGTGGACTGGTTTGGTTGAGCACCTGGGATGCATTTTATCATAAAGTTGATCCTGAAGGGATTGAGAAGGGGCTTAAAAG tCTTTCAGAAGGAGGCTTCCCCACAAAATTTCTTATCATTGATGAAGGATGGCAGAACAAAGTAATGGAAGTTGAAGCTGAAGCTGATGAGACTGATTCATCTTATCGTGCCGC GTCTGTGGACAGATTGACTAGCATAGAAGAAAATGATAAGTTCAAGGGCTTCCGGTCAGGAAAGTCATATGCTAATCTCCGTGAGTTTGTAAAGTTCATCGAAGAGGAATATGGACTGAA ATTAGTATATGCGTGCCACGCTTTAATTGGTTCGTGGGGAGGGGTACTTCCAACATCTGAAGAAATGAGGAAATACGACCCCTGGATCAAACACATAGTTCAGTCCCCTGGAAACGTGAGTCACGTTATCTGTACAACCCTTGGCCCCATGGAGAAATATGGGATTGGCATGATTGCCCCCTCAAATATTTATAGGTTTTATGACGATCTTCATAGCTACCTTGCAAGTTGCAATGTAGATGGAGTTAAGGTGGATGTGCAGAATGTACTGGAACTTCTTGGCTCTTGTTATGGAGGCCGTGAAGCATTGATGAGGCGGTACCAAGAAGCCCTTGAGGCATCTGTTATAAGAAACTTCCATCGCAATAACCTTATTTGGGGCATGAGCCTTAGCAATGACCACATTTACAG CTAA
- the LOC18777908 gene encoding protein-L-isoaspartate O-methyltransferase 1 isoform X2 yields MHKLLSPARATSAIVGLDRLAYGSRYPAPTVQHLLTFTTLSFFPHSHHRHRHRPRTLTLLPTTSLSFCPLLQNPNFLTGNSLFRGMEQFWSHSSVKKNKAMVENLQSYGVISSKKVVEVMGTIDRALFVPDGTPPYVDSPMAIGYNATISAPHMHATCLQLLEENLQPNMRALDIGSGTGYLTACFALMVGPQGRAVGVEHIPELASSSIENIKKSAAAPLLKEGSLSVHVGDGRLGWPEFAPYDAIHVGAAAPEIPQPLIDQLKPGGRMVIPVGNIFQDLKVVDKNLDGSISVRTETSVRYVPLTSKDAQLRGS; encoded by the exons ATGCATAAGCTACTCTCCCCAGCGAGAGCAACAAGTGCTATAGTAGGCCTAGACCGGTTAGCGTATGGTTCCCGCTATCCAGCGCCCACTGTGCAACACCTCTTAACCTTTaccactctctctttctttcctcactcgCATCATCGTCATCGCCATCGTCCTCGCACACTCACACTTCTCCCCAccacctctctctccttctgtCCTCTcctccaaaaccctaatttcctCACGGGTAACTCCCTCTTCCGCGGAATGGAg CAATTCTGGTCCCATAGTAGCGTTAAGAAGAACAAGGcgatggtggagaatttgcaGAGTTATGGAGTGATTAGCTCCAAAAAGGTTGTTGAAGTGATGGGGACTATTGATAGAGCTTTATTTGTGCCTGATGGGACCCCACCTTATGTTGACTCCCCCATGGCAATAGGTTATAATGCCACCATTTCTGCACCTCATATGCATGCAACATGCCTTCAGTTGTTGGAAGAGAATTTGCAGCCTAATATGCGTGCTTTGGATATTGGTTCAG GGACGGGATATTTGACAGCTTGTTTTGCCTTGATGGTTGGGCCACAAGGCCGTGCAGTTGGTGTAGAGCACATTCCTGAGTTGGCTTCTTCCTCAATCgagaatattaaaaaaagtgcAGCAGCACCATTATTGAAAGAAGGTTCTCTCTCAGTGCATGTCGGTG ATGGAAGGCTAGGTTGGCCAGAATTTGCACCTTATGATGCCATTCATGTTGGTGCAGCTGCACCAGAAATCCCACAACCGCTTATTGACCAGTTGAAGCCTGGAGGCAGAATGGTGATTCCAGTGGGAAACATATTCCAGGATTTGAAGGTTGTGGACAAGAACTTGGATGGTTCTATCAGTGTCCGGACTGAAACTTCAGTTCGTTATGTTCCTCTCACAAGCAAAGATGCTCAGTTGCGAGGCTCTTGA
- the LOC18775917 gene encoding cyclic nucleotide-gated ion channel 1, with translation MANRKGEIHLDMENSEEKPATASVQRSISMGVVQHWKKKSDKWTKLRNNIVGHEQNHAQPNRFFPEWNTVFLVSCVLAVSLDPLFLYIPIINEDRKCLKYDKRLKAISFGLRLLADLFYMADVVYRILTRPKAKEAVPLKASNSVNSRTTLQFYILLDILAVLPVPQVALSIFLSKMRGSKSLKTMKFLNSLVLLQYVPRVLPIYLLCHEREKTHKKAGIWVKSFLNFFLYILASHVIGALWYIFAIQREIACWQYACQSENGCEPNTFRCDDSSVRNVTVLNELCPINPPNATLFNFGIFVDALQYSVLQSTNFPDRFLNCFWWGLRHLSSFGQNLQTSTYAWENLFAVFISIIGLLLFLYLIGNIQTYMQFSTTTSEKQRRNMKMKGLEVELWLSENRLPNTMKTRIMENVHRKLEENKNVHVEILFVLPPDYLSYVKRCLCLATLRKVPKLKDIDGLEELKGICDHFKPVIYAKDSFIIREGEALDMILLVTQGTVRSYTTSNGVKKDPTTPKHIKQGDFYGEELISWASKFPPSTELPISDKNVRSITRVEAFALTAEDLKNHVLLRYFWWQFTKGIDLNNLTDSQMLQLKELAVINPQRAFRGRKRAEKPAALPMKTRSMSVVPILSER, from the exons ATGGCTAATCGGAAGGGCGAAATACATTTAGATATGGAGAACTCGGAAGAGAAACCCGCCACTGCCAG TGTACAACGTTCAATCTCAATGGGAGTTGTCCAGcattggaagaaaaaatcCGATAAATGGACCAAACTAAGGAACAATATTGTTGGACATGAACAAAATCATGCTCAACCAAATAGGTTCTTTCCAGAATGGAACACCGTCTTTTTAGTATCATGTGTGTTGGCTGTCTCACTGGATCCTTTGTTCTTATACATTCCCATCATTAACGAGGATAGGAAGTGCCTCAAATACGACAAAAGGTTGAAGGCAATATCTTTTGGTCTACGATTATTAGCAGATCTCTTCTATATGGCCGATGTGGTGTATCGAATTTTAACTAGACCTAAAGCAAAGGAGGCAGTTCCTTTGAAAGCAAGTAACTCAGTGAATTCACGGACGACTTTGCAATTTTACATCCTACTTGATATTTTAGCTGTTCTGCCCGTCCCACAG GTAGCACTTTCCATTTTCCTTTCGAAAATGAGGGGCTCAAAATCATTGAAAACAATGAAGTTTCTAAATTCTCTTGTTTTGTTGCAATATGTCCCACGAGTTCTTCCCATCTACCTATTGTGTCATGAACGTGAGAAGACTCATAAGAAGGCAGGCATATGGgtcaaaagttttttaaatttcttcttGTACATCCTTGCAAGTCAT GTAATAGGAGCACTTTGGTATATTTTTGCTATTCAACGAGAGATAGCTTGCTGGCAATATGCATGTCAAAGTGAAAATGGATGTGAACCTAATACTTTTCGTTGTGACGACTCTTCAGTCAGAAATGTCACAGTTTTAAATGAATTATGCCCTATAAATCCACCAAATGCAACTCTTTTCAATTTCGGTATATTTGTTGATGCCCTTCAGTACAGCGTGCTACAGTCGACAAATTTTCCAGACAGGTTTTTGAATTGCTTTTGGTGGGGTCTACGACATCTGAG TTCTTTTGGTCAAAACCTGCAGACTAGCACTTACGCATGGGAAAACCTatttgcagttttcatttctATAATTGGTCTCCTACTATTTTTATATCTCATTGGAAATATACAG ACATACATGCAGTTTTCAACCACAACATCAGAAAAGCAAAGACGGaacatgaaaatgaaaggTCTTGAGGTTGAGTTGTGGTTGTCGGAAAATCGCCTCCCTAACACGATGAAGACACGGATCATGGAAAATGTACATCGAaaacttgaagaaaacaaaaatgttcATGTGGAGATCCTCTTTGTTCTTCCCCCGGACTATTTAAGCTATGTCAAGCGCTGTCTCTGCTTGGCTACGCTAAGGAAA GTTCCGAAGCTTAAAGACATAGATGGATTGGAAGAGTTGAAAGGAATCTGTGATCATTTTAAGCCAGTGATCTATGCTAAGGATAGTTTTATTATTCGAGAGGGCGAGGCCCTTGATATGATCCTCTTGGTCACGCAAGGGACTGTTCGCAGCTACACAACTAGTAACGGAGTAAAAAAGGATCCCACAACACCTAAGCATATTAAGCAAGGTGATTTCTATGGAGAAGAACTGATAAGTTGGGCATCAAAATTTCCCCCCTCCACTGAGTTACCCATCTCGGATAAAAATGTTAGGTCCATTACAAGGGTTGAAGCATTTGCTCTCACGGCCGAGGACTTAAAGAATCATGTGCTCCTTAGATATTTCTGGTGGCAATTTACCAAGGGAATCGATCTCAACAATTTGACTGACTCTCAGATGCTGCAGTTGAAAGAATTGGCAGTTATAAACCCACAAAGAGCATTTCGGGGCCGCAAGAGAGCGGAGAAGCCTGCCGCCTTGCCAATGAAAACTCGGTCCATGTCAGTTGTCCCAATTCTGTCAGAAAGATGA